In a genomic window of Brassica rapa cultivar Chiifu-401-42 chromosome A10, CAAS_Brap_v3.01, whole genome shotgun sequence:
- the LOC103847228 gene encoding probable pectinesterase/pectinesterase inhibitor 51, with translation MIHSHKHTYSHICKHTVIRNYLLVIIAIMSSIIILLFSLFLFTSPSFSSGHHQTPPPLSPSPPPAAQIRLACKATRYPDVCVSSLYKPGRVPSDPNPSQIIHSAVSVSIEKLIIAQSEVKSILDASVGNLNRTNAANKYLQQLSYSLHRTRATYQALTRGKIKDARAWMSAALVSRSPLKYVNGTKEVVETMSSLNEFINVTSNALSMLVSYDNFGDNVSSWTPPATERDGFWDKTGGPKVGAGPSLGFPSGLKEDVTVCKNGNCRYQTVQDAVNAAPDNNGVSKFVIKINEGVYEETVTVPFQKKNVVFIGDGIGKTVITGSLNAGMPGITTFDTATVGVLGDGFMARDITFQNTAGPDTHQAVAFRSDSDFSLLENCEFLGNQDTLYVHGLRQFYKKCRIQGNVDFIFGNAASVFQDCEILIAPRQLQPEKGDNNAVTAQGRIDPAQSTGFVFLNCSISGTDEYMKLYKANPKVHKSYLGRPWKDYSRTVFIGCNLEALINSDGWLPWSGDLSLKTLYYGESKNTGPGSDRSKRVPWSSVIPDEHVDMYSVANFIQAEEWAMSG, from the exons ATGATTCATTCCCATAAACACACATATTCTCACATATGTAAACACACCGTTATTCGAAACTACCTCTTAGTCATCATCGCCATCATGTCATCCATTATCatccttctcttctctctcttcctcttcaccTCTCCATCTTTCTCCTCAGGTCACCACCAAACTCCTCCTCCCCTCAGTCCTTCGCCCCCTCCCGCCGCACAGATACGTCTCGCATGCAAAGCCACTCGCTACCCTGACGTCTGCGTCTCTTCTCTATACAAACCGGGTCGAGTCCCTTCGGACCCTAACCCATCACAGATCATCCACTCAGCGGTCTCCGTCTCTATAGAAAAACTCATAATCGCGCAGTCGGAAGTGAAGTCTATCCTGGACGCGTCCGTAGGTAATCTGAACCGCACCAACGCCGCGAACAAGTACCTCCAGCAACTCTCTTACTCTCTGCACCGCACCCGAGCTACGTATCAAGCTCTGACACGTGGAAAAATCAAAGATGCTCGCGCTTGGATGAGCGCTGCTCTCGTCTCAAGGTCCCCTCTCAAATATGTCAACGGCACGAAGGAAGTCGTTGAAACGATGTCGTCTCTCAATGAATTCATCAACGTCACCAGTAACGCTCTTAGCATGTTGGTATCGTACGATAACTTCGGAGACAACGTCTCCTCGTGGACTCCTCCGGCAACGGAAAGAGACGGGTTCTGGGATAAGACTGGTGGGCCCAAGGTGGGTGCTGGGCCGAGTTTGGGCTTCCCTTCGGGTTTAAAAGAAGACGTTACGGTGTGCAAAAACGGAAATTGCCGTTACCAGACGGTGCAGGATGCAGTTAACGCGGCGCCTGATAACAACGGAGTAAGTAAGTTTGTTATAAAGATTAACGAAGGAGTGTATGAGGAGACCGTCACGGTTCCGTTTCAGAAGAAGAACGTTGTCTTCATCGGAGACGGTATCGGCAAAACGGTTATTACAGGATCTTTGAACGCCGGTATGCCTGGGATCACCACGTTCGACACCGCAACTGTCG GAGTGTTAGGAGATGGATTCATGGCACGTGACATAACGTTCCAAAACACGGCGGGACCAGACACACACCAAGCGGTTGCGTTTAGATCCGACAGCGACTTTTCTCTGCTCGAGAACTGTGAGTTCCTCGGGAACCAAGACACACTCTATGTCCATGGCCTTCGTCAGTTCTACAAAAAATGTCGTATCCAAGGAAACGTTGACTTCATTTTCGGAAACGCAGCGTCTGTCTTCCAAGACTGCGAGATTCTAATCGCACCGCGTCAGCTTCAACCCGAGAAGGGTGATAATAATGCCGTCACTGCCCAAGGAAGAATCGACCCGGCGCAGTCCACGGGGTTCGTGTTTTTGAACTGTTCGATAAGTGGAACGGATGAGTACATGAAGCTGTATAAAGCTAACCCTAAGGTGCATAAGAGCTACTTGGGAAGGCCGTGGAAAGATTATTCAAGGACTGTGTTTATAGGGTGTAATTTAGAGGCTTTGATTAATTCCGATGGGTGGTTACCTTGGAGCGGGGATTTGTCGCTCAAGACGCTTTATTACGGTGAATCTAAGAACACGGGTCCGGGATCTGATAGGTCAAAAAGGGTTCCATGGAGCAGTGTGATTCCAGACGAGCATGTTGATATGTATTCGGTGGCTAACTTTATTCAAGCCGAGGAGTGGGCAATGTCTGGTTGA